From the genome of Haemophilus parainfluenzae, one region includes:
- the fdnG gene encoding formate dehydrogenase-N subunit alpha — MQVSRRKFFKICAGGMAGTSAAMLGFAPSSVLAAPREYKLLRAFESRNTCTYCAVSCGMLLYSTGKPYDTLSSHTGTNTRSKLFHLEGDPDHPVSRGALCPKGAGALDYVNSESRALYPEYRAPGSDKWVRLSWEEAIKRVSRLLKDDRDANFVEKDASGKTVNRWTTTGIMTASAMSNEAALLTHKWVRMLGIVPMCNQANTUHGPTVASLAPSFGRGAMTNNWVDIKNANLIIVQGGNPAEAHPVGFRWAIEAKKNGAKIIVVDPRFNRTASVADLHAPIRSGSDIAFLMGVIRYLLETNQIQHEYVKHYTNASFLVDEGFKFEDGLFVGFDEEKRTYDKSKWNYQFDENGNAKRDMTLQDPRCVINILKDHVSRYTPEMVERITGVKQKLFLQICEEIGKTSAPNKTMTHLYALGFTEHTIGTQNIRSMAMIQLLLGNMGMPGGGINALRGHSNVQGTTDMGLLPMSLPGYMRLPNDKDTSYEQYINAITPKDIVPNQVNYYRNTSKFFVSMMKTFYGDKATKENGWGFDFLPKADRLYDPITHVKLMNDGKLNGWILQGFNVLNSLPNKNKTVAGMSKLKFLIVMDPLQTESSEFWKNFGESNNVTPADIQTEVFRLPTTCFAEEDGSIANSGRWAQWHWKGCDQPGEALPDVEILSMIREEMHHLYQKEGGRGIESFEAMTWNYAQPHSPSSVELAKELNGYALADLLDADGNVMYKKGQLLNGFAHLRDDGTTSAGNWIYVGQWTEKGNQTANRDNSDPSGLGCTLGWGFAWPANRRILYSRASLDINGNPWDKHRQLIKWNGKNWNWLDVADYGTQPPGSDAGPFIMSAEGVGRLFAVDKIANGPMPEHYEPIESPIDTNPLHPSVVSDPTVRIYKEDREFIGSNKDFPYVATTYRLTEHFHSWTAQSALNIIAQPQQFVEIGEKLAAEKGIQKGDMVKITSRRGYIKAVAVVTKRLKDLEVDGRTVHHVGIPIHWNMKALNGKGNRGFSTNTLTPSWGEAVTQTPEYKTFLVNIEKAEA; from the coding sequence ATGCAGGTCTCTAGACGTAAGTTCTTTAAGATCTGTGCAGGTGGTATGGCGGGGACGTCTGCGGCAATGTTGGGCTTTGCACCATCATCTGTTTTAGCAGCGCCACGTGAGTACAAATTATTACGGGCGTTTGAATCCCGTAACACCTGTACATATTGTGCCGTGAGCTGTGGTATGTTGTTATATAGCACAGGCAAACCTTACGATACTTTAAGTAGCCATACAGGCACCAATACCCGTTCTAAATTATTCCACCTTGAAGGTGACCCTGATCATCCGGTAAGCCGCGGGGCATTATGTCCTAAAGGTGCGGGCGCATTAGACTATGTGAATAGTGAAAGCCGTGCTTTATACCCTGAATATCGTGCACCGGGTTCTGACAAATGGGTTCGTCTTTCTTGGGAAGAAGCGATCAAACGCGTTTCTCGTTTATTAAAAGATGACCGTGATGCTAACTTTGTTGAAAAAGACGCAAGTGGCAAAACAGTTAACCGTTGGACAACCACAGGTATTATGACCGCCTCCGCCATGAGCAACGAGGCCGCACTTCTTACTCATAAATGGGTGCGAATGTTGGGCATAGTGCCGATGTGTAACCAAGCGAATACTTGACACGGACCAACGGTAGCAAGTCTTGCTCCATCATTTGGTCGCGGTGCCATGACAAACAACTGGGTTGACATCAAAAACGCCAATCTTATTATTGTTCAAGGTGGTAACCCTGCTGAAGCTCACCCTGTTGGCTTCCGTTGGGCGATCGAAGCGAAGAAAAACGGTGCGAAAATCATCGTGGTTGACCCTCGCTTTAACCGTACAGCTTCTGTAGCTGACCTTCATGCACCAATTCGTTCCGGTTCTGATATCGCATTCTTAATGGGTGTGATCCGTTACTTATTGGAAACTAATCAAATTCAACACGAATACGTTAAACACTATACCAATGCTTCATTCTTAGTTGATGAAGGTTTCAAATTTGAAGATGGTTTATTCGTAGGTTTTGATGAAGAAAAACGCACTTACGATAAATCTAAATGGAATTACCAATTTGATGAAAATGGTAATGCTAAACGTGATATGACCTTACAAGATCCACGCTGTGTGATTAATATCTTGAAAGATCACGTTTCTCGCTATACCCCAGAAATGGTTGAACGTATTACCGGCGTTAAACAAAAACTCTTCTTACAAATCTGTGAAGAAATTGGTAAAACCTCTGCACCGAATAAAACCATGACGCACTTATATGCGTTAGGCTTTACTGAGCACACAATCGGTACACAAAACATTCGTTCAATGGCAATGATCCAATTACTCTTAGGTAATATGGGGATGCCAGGTGGCGGTATTAATGCATTACGTGGACACTCAAACGTACAAGGTACAACAGATATGGGCTTATTGCCGATGTCTTTACCGGGTTATATGCGTTTGCCGAATGATAAAGATACGTCCTACGAACAATACATTAATGCGATTACGCCAAAAGATATCGTACCAAACCAGGTGAACTACTATCGTAATACATCGAAATTCTTCGTGAGTATGATGAAAACGTTCTATGGTGATAAAGCAACCAAAGAAAATGGTTGGGGTTTCGATTTCTTACCAAAAGCAGACCGCTTATACGACCCTATCACTCATGTTAAGTTAATGAATGATGGCAAATTGAACGGTTGGATTTTACAAGGTTTCAACGTATTAAACTCATTACCGAATAAAAACAAAACTGTTGCGGGTATGAGTAAATTGAAGTTCTTAATCGTAATGGATCCGCTTCAAACTGAATCTTCTGAGTTCTGGAAAAACTTTGGTGAATCAAACAATGTAACTCCAGCAGATATTCAAACTGAAGTATTCCGTTTACCAACCACCTGTTTCGCAGAAGAAGATGGTTCGATTGCTAACTCTGGTCGTTGGGCTCAATGGCACTGGAAAGGCTGTGACCAACCAGGTGAAGCGTTACCAGATGTTGAAATTCTTTCTATGATTCGTGAAGAAATGCATCATCTTTATCAAAAAGAAGGTGGTCGTGGTATCGAATCTTTCGAGGCGATGACTTGGAACTATGCTCAGCCACATTCACCAAGTTCTGTAGAGTTAGCGAAAGAATTAAACGGCTACGCGCTTGCTGATCTTCTCGATGCTGATGGCAACGTCATGTATAAAAAAGGTCAGTTACTTAACGGATTCGCTCACTTACGTGATGATGGTACAACCTCTGCAGGTAACTGGATCTATGTGGGTCAATGGACTGAAAAAGGTAACCAAACCGCAAACCGTGACAACTCTGACCCATCAGGTTTAGGTTGTACATTAGGTTGGGGCTTCGCATGGCCAGCAAACCGTCGTATTCTTTATAGCCGTGCTTCACTTGATATTAATGGTAACCCTTGGGATAAACACCGTCAATTAATCAAATGGAACGGTAAAAACTGGAACTGGTTAGATGTCGCTGACTATGGCACACAACCACCAGGTTCTGACGCAGGTCCATTTATTATGTCTGCGGAAGGTGTTGGCCGTCTATTCGCGGTAGATAAAATTGCGAATGGTCCTATGCCGGAGCACTATGAACCAATTGAGAGTCCGATTGACACTAACCCACTACACCCAAGTGTCGTCTCTGATCCGACTGTTCGTATTTATAAAGAAGACCGTGAATTTATCGGTTCAAACAAAGACTTCCCTTATGTGGCAACGACTTATCGTTTGACCGAGCACTTCCACAGTTGGACAGCTCAATCTGCGTTAAATATCATCGCTCAACCACAACAATTCGTGGAAATTGGTGAGAAATTAGCAGCAGAAAAAGGCATCCAAAAAGGTGATATGGTGAAAATTACTTCTCGCCGTGGCTACATTAAAGCCGTTGCAGTGGTAACAAAACGTTTGAAAGATTTAGAAGTCGATGGACGTACCGTACATCACGTGGGTATTCCAATTCACTGGAATATGAAAGCCTTAAATGGTAAAGGTAATCGTGGTTTCTCCACCAACACCTTAACACCATCTTGGGGTGAAGCAGTCACTCAAACACCAGAATATAAAACATTCTTGGTAAACATTGAGAAAGCGGAGGCATAA
- the fdhD gene encoding formate dehydrogenase accessory sulfurtransferase FdhD, protein MHWIIQKTINFFKKTPENPTALFIEKQDSLAAEVPVSLVYNGIAHTVMMCSPQDLEDFALGFSLAEGIIEKKADIYGIDVVEVCNGIEVQIELSSRQFVALKDHRRTLTGRTGCGICGTEQISQVYKKLPKLDRTFQFNLNLLDGCLAQLQANQALGKETGATHAAAFFDLSGNLLAIREDVGRHVALDKLIGWHAKQNQPQGFVLVSSRASYEMVQKSVACGIELLVAISAATDLAVNMAEQHNLSLIGFARPGKANIYAGKERLVLA, encoded by the coding sequence ATGCACTGGATAATCCAAAAAACAATCAATTTTTTTAAAAAAACACCTGAAAATCCGACCGCACTTTTCATTGAAAAACAAGATAGTCTGGCTGCGGAAGTCCCTGTTTCTCTTGTCTATAATGGTATTGCGCATACCGTCATGATGTGTTCTCCACAAGATTTAGAGGATTTTGCTTTAGGCTTTTCATTGGCAGAAGGTATTATTGAGAAAAAAGCGGATATTTATGGCATTGATGTGGTGGAAGTATGCAATGGAATCGAAGTGCAAATTGAATTATCTAGCCGCCAATTTGTGGCATTAAAAGATCATCGCCGAACATTAACAGGCAGAACAGGATGTGGCATTTGCGGCACAGAACAAATCTCACAAGTTTATAAAAAATTGCCAAAATTAGACCGCACTTTCCAATTTAATTTAAATTTATTAGATGGTTGTTTAGCACAATTACAAGCCAATCAAGCACTCGGAAAAGAAACGGGCGCGACACATGCAGCCGCCTTTTTTGATTTATCGGGTAATTTACTGGCGATTCGAGAAGATGTTGGGCGACATGTTGCACTAGATAAATTAATTGGCTGGCATGCAAAACAAAATCAACCACAAGGATTTGTGTTGGTTTCGAGCCGAGCCAGTTATGAAATGGTTCAAAAATCGGTAGCTTGTGGTATCGAGTTACTTGTTGCGATTTCTGCTGCGACAGATCTCGCCGTGAATATGGCTGAACAACACAATCTTTCCCTTATCGGCTTTGCTCGCCCAGGAAAAGCCAATATCTATGCGGGTAAAGAGCGGTTGGTTTTAGCTTAG
- a CDS encoding ABC transporter substrate-binding protein, producing MSIKTTLKLTALSALTALAYTSHAQAEGKLTVYCSVQNVVCEKVTQAFSKKYNVDAQFVRNSTGVVLGKIKAEKENPQADFWFGGTIEPHLQAAELGLLESYRSPLQKDIMPQFKSLMEQRGNFTSVIYLMELGIGVNTKKLKELNIPAPKCYADLIKPEYQGQIQYPDPRVSGTGYSLISTFSTLWGEEKAFDYLKKLEPNLMQHTKTGLASNYLANGTVAIDLGFMLVYPREKKNGAPVEGILPCEGVGYSLGGASIIKGARNLDNAKLFMDFVLSKEAQEIPWRESDSYQLPTNIHAEPAPGFLPASKLKLVDIDFMKFGTDQEGKRLTQRWVSEVLLESKSPKE from the coding sequence ATGTCAATAAAAACCACGTTAAAATTAACCGCACTTTCAGCTCTAACCGCTCTCGCGTACACGTCTCACGCACAGGCTGAAGGCAAACTCACCGTGTATTGCAGTGTACAAAACGTAGTATGCGAAAAAGTCACGCAAGCCTTTAGTAAAAAATACAATGTAGATGCTCAATTTGTACGTAATAGTACAGGCGTTGTATTAGGCAAAATTAAAGCTGAAAAAGAAAACCCACAAGCTGATTTCTGGTTTGGCGGCACCATTGAACCGCATCTTCAAGCTGCAGAATTAGGCTTACTTGAATCCTATCGCTCCCCATTACAAAAAGATATCATGCCGCAATTTAAATCTTTAATGGAGCAACGTGGTAATTTCACCTCTGTGATTTACTTAATGGAGCTAGGCATTGGAGTGAATACTAAAAAATTAAAAGAATTGAATATTCCTGCGCCAAAATGTTATGCAGATCTAATAAAGCCTGAATATCAAGGACAAATTCAATATCCCGATCCCCGTGTTTCTGGTACGGGTTATTCACTTATCAGCACTTTTTCCACATTATGGGGAGAGGAAAAAGCTTTTGATTATTTAAAAAAATTAGAACCTAATCTCATGCAACATACCAAAACAGGTCTTGCGAGCAACTATTTGGCTAACGGTACCGTAGCAATTGATTTAGGTTTCATGTTGGTTTACCCACGTGAGAAGAAAAACGGTGCGCCCGTTGAAGGGATTTTACCGTGCGAAGGCGTAGGCTATTCTTTAGGTGGAGCTAGTATTATCAAAGGAGCAAGAAACCTCGATAATGCTAAGCTGTTTATGGATTTTGTACTAAGCAAAGAAGCACAAGAAATTCCGTGGCGAGAATCAGACTCTTATCAACTTCCAACCAATATTCATGCTGAACCGGCGCCAGGCTTCCTGCCGGCGAGCAAATTAAAACTCGTGGATATTGATTTTATGAAATTTGGTACAGATCAAGAAGGTAAACGCCTCACCCAACGCTGGGTTTCTGAAGTGCTCTTAGAGAGTAAATCGCCAAAAGAATAA
- the uvrD gene encoding DNA helicase II, translated as MDISELLDGLNDKQREAVAAPLGNYLVLAGAGSGKTRVLTHRIAWLIAVENISEGSIMAVTFTNKAAAEMRHRIQDTLSKHAQSNLFGMWIGTFHSIAHRLLRAHHLDVNLPQDFQILDSEDQLRLVKRLMKLHNYDDKAFPPKQACWYINNKKDEGLRPQDINDFGDRQEKEWIKIYQIYQDTCDRAGLVDFAELLIRAYELFAKKPVILQRYQQRFQHILVDEFQDTNKIQYAWIKILAGNTGKVMIVGDDDQSIYGWRGAQVENIQKFLKDFKAETIRLEQNYRSTGNILKSANQLISNNSDRLGKNLWTDGEMGEPVGIYAAFNELDEAKFVASQIQNWVDDGGKLDDCAVLYRSNSQSRVIEEALIRCQIPYRIYGGMRFFERQEIKDALAYLRLINNRQDDAAFERVINTPTRGIGDRTLDVLRNLTRERQITLWQAVQVATQENMLTGRASTALLRFQELINSLQVDTAEMPLFAQTDFVIKHSGLYDMYKQEKGEKGEVRIENLEELVTATREFIKPDEAEDMTDLTAFLTHASLEAGEEQASPHQSCVEMMTLHSAKGLEFPRVFMVGVEEGVFPSFRSFEEPGRLEEERRLAYVGITRAKQKLTICYAESRRVYTKEERHLPSRFITELPSECIQEIRLRGTVTRALNQAKVGSLNTSLPENEWKMGQKVKHEKFGFGTVINVEGSDNNTRLQIAFQAQGIKWLIAHLAKLEKVR; from the coding sequence ATGGATATTTCAGAATTACTTGATGGCTTGAATGATAAACAACGTGAAGCAGTGGCAGCACCGCTTGGCAATTACCTTGTGCTTGCCGGTGCTGGAAGTGGTAAAACTCGCGTACTGACTCACCGTATTGCTTGGTTGATTGCTGTAGAAAATATTTCTGAAGGTAGCATTATGGCGGTAACCTTCACCAATAAAGCCGCTGCTGAAATGCGCCATCGTATTCAAGATACCTTATCCAAACATGCTCAATCGAATCTATTTGGCATGTGGATTGGCACATTCCATAGCATTGCTCATCGATTATTACGCGCTCACCATTTAGATGTGAACTTGCCACAAGATTTCCAAATTTTAGATTCTGAAGACCAACTTCGTTTAGTAAAACGCTTGATGAAATTACACAATTATGATGATAAAGCGTTTCCACCAAAGCAAGCGTGCTGGTATATCAATAATAAAAAAGATGAAGGTTTAAGACCACAAGATATCAATGATTTTGGTGATCGTCAGGAAAAAGAGTGGATTAAGATCTACCAAATTTATCAAGATACTTGCGATCGTGCAGGTTTGGTCGATTTTGCCGAATTACTAATTCGTGCCTATGAATTATTTGCTAAAAAGCCCGTGATTTTGCAACGCTATCAACAACGTTTTCAGCATATCTTGGTGGATGAGTTCCAAGATACCAACAAAATACAATATGCCTGGATCAAAATTCTTGCCGGCAATACGGGTAAAGTGATGATTGTGGGAGATGATGACCAATCTATTTATGGATGGCGTGGTGCACAGGTCGAAAATATTCAAAAATTCCTGAAAGATTTCAAGGCTGAAACCATTCGCTTGGAGCAAAATTATCGTTCTACCGGCAATATTTTGAAAAGTGCCAACCAACTTATTTCGAATAATAGTGATCGTCTCGGTAAGAATTTATGGACCGATGGTGAAATGGGCGAGCCAGTGGGTATTTATGCGGCATTTAATGAATTAGATGAGGCAAAATTTGTGGCTTCTCAGATTCAAAACTGGGTAGATGACGGTGGAAAATTAGATGATTGTGCTGTTTTATATCGTAGTAATAGCCAATCTCGTGTCATTGAAGAAGCCTTGATTCGTTGTCAAATTCCTTATCGTATTTACGGTGGGATGCGATTCTTTGAACGCCAAGAAATTAAAGATGCGTTGGCGTATTTACGCTTAATTAATAACCGTCAAGACGATGCCGCGTTTGAACGTGTAATTAATACGCCTACACGTGGTATTGGCGATCGTACTTTAGATGTGTTACGAAATTTAACCCGAGAACGTCAAATTACTTTATGGCAAGCTGTTCAAGTAGCCACACAAGAAAATATGCTAACGGGGCGAGCTTCAACTGCATTACTGCGTTTCCAAGAGTTGATTAATTCTTTACAGGTGGATACGGCTGAAATGCCATTGTTTGCACAGACAGATTTCGTGATTAAACATTCTGGCTTATACGACATGTATAAACAAGAAAAAGGCGAAAAAGGTGAAGTGCGTATTGAAAACTTAGAGGAATTGGTGACGGCAACCCGAGAATTTATCAAACCCGATGAAGCAGAGGATATGACCGATCTTACCGCCTTTTTAACTCACGCCTCTTTAGAAGCGGGAGAAGAGCAGGCCTCCCCTCATCAATCTTGTGTAGAAATGATGACCTTACACTCAGCAAAAGGCTTGGAGTTTCCACGCGTGTTTATGGTTGGGGTGGAAGAGGGGGTATTCCCAAGTTTCCGTTCATTTGAAGAGCCCGGTCGTTTAGAAGAAGAACGTCGTCTTGCTTATGTGGGTATTACTCGAGCTAAGCAAAAACTCACCATTTGTTATGCTGAAAGTCGTCGTGTTTATACAAAAGAAGAACGTCATTTGCCTTCACGTTTTATTACAGAATTACCATCAGAATGCATTCAAGAAATCCGCTTGCGTGGAACGGTGACTCGAGCATTAAACCAAGCGAAAGTGGGAAGTTTAAACACGAGTTTGCCTGAGAATGAATGGAAAATGGGACAAAAAGTGAAACATGAAAAGTTTGGTTTTGGCACAGTGATAAACGTTGAAGGCTCAGATAATAACACCCGTTTACAAATCGCTTTTCAAGCTCAAGGTATTAAGTGGTTAATTGCCCATTTGGCAAAATTAGAAAAAGTGCGGTAG
- a CDS encoding ABC transporter permease subunit has product MFKFILKRILMVIPTFIAITFVTFALIHFIPGDPVEIMMGERGLTPEVHQQMMKQLGLDLPLYQQYFNYISNVIQGDFGESFRTQQPVLREFFTLFPATFELAFFALFWSLIAGITLGTIAAVKKDSWISHTVTAMSLTGYSMPIFWWGLILILYISPWLDLPQGGRLEDSFWIDTPTGFMLIDTWLSGVPGAFWNAIKSLILPSIVLGTIPLAVITRMTRSSMLEVLGEDYIRTAKAKGLSYTRIVIVHALRNALIPVVTVVGLIVGQLLSGAVLTETIFSWPGIGKWIIDAISNRDYPVLQGAVLIIATIIIVVNLTIDLLYGVVNPRIRHQ; this is encoded by the coding sequence ATGTTTAAATTTATTTTAAAACGTATTTTAATGGTGATTCCTACCTTTATCGCCATTACTTTTGTGACTTTTGCGCTCATTCATTTTATTCCAGGCGATCCTGTGGAGATTATGATGGGAGAGCGAGGTTTAACGCCAGAAGTTCATCAACAAATGATGAAACAACTTGGTCTCGATTTACCGTTGTATCAGCAATATTTCAATTATATTAGTAATGTAATACAAGGCGATTTCGGTGAATCATTCCGCACTCAACAACCTGTTCTGAGGGAGTTTTTCACACTTTTCCCTGCTACGTTTGAATTGGCTTTCTTTGCACTATTTTGGTCATTAATTGCCGGCATTACGCTAGGAACGATTGCTGCCGTCAAGAAAGATAGCTGGATTTCTCATACCGTGACAGCTATGTCATTAACGGGTTATTCCATGCCAATTTTCTGGTGGGGATTAATTTTGATCTTATATATTTCACCTTGGTTAGATTTACCACAAGGGGGACGTTTAGAAGACAGTTTCTGGATCGATACACCAACTGGTTTTATGTTAATTGATACTTGGCTTTCAGGCGTGCCTGGCGCCTTTTGGAATGCCATTAAGTCATTGATTCTACCATCTATTGTGTTAGGTACCATTCCACTTGCGGTGATTACCCGAATGACACGTTCTTCTATGTTGGAAGTGTTAGGTGAAGATTATATTCGTACCGCAAAAGCGAAAGGCTTAAGTTATACCCGAATTGTGATTGTACATGCGCTACGTAATGCGCTTATCCCTGTTGTAACAGTGGTGGGCTTGATTGTAGGACAGTTATTATCCGGTGCAGTTTTAACCGAAACAATTTTCTCATGGCCGGGTATTGGTAAATGGATTATCGATGCGATTTCTAATCGTGATTATCCGGTCTTACAAGGCGCCGTGTTGATTATCGCTACAATTATTATTGTGGTGAATTTGACGATCGATTTACTTTATGGCGTGGTAAACCCACGTATTCGCCATCAATAA
- a CDS encoding ABC transporter permease subunit, with translation MTEQTLSIETIAPRTPLQEFWFYFKQNKGAVIGLTFILVVALISIFAPWIAPFDPIEQNRSALLLPPAWYEGGNSAYLLGTDDIGRDILSRIIYGTRISVFAGFIIVILSCILGTSLGLLAGYYGGALDTLIVRFIDIMLAIPNLLLTIVVVSILEPSLTNATLAIAVVSIPSYVRLTRAAVLNEKNRDYVTSSRVAGASVLRLMFIVILPNCLAPLIVQMTMGISNAILELATLGFLGIGAKPPTPELGTMLSESRSFMQAANWLVTIPGLVILSLVLAFNLMGDGLRDALDPKLKQ, from the coding sequence ATGACGGAACAAACTTTATCTATTGAAACGATTGCACCTCGCACACCGTTGCAGGAGTTTTGGTTTTATTTCAAACAAAATAAAGGGGCTGTGATTGGGCTCACTTTTATTCTTGTTGTGGCATTAATCAGTATTTTTGCCCCTTGGATTGCACCTTTCGACCCTATCGAACAAAATCGTTCAGCGCTATTGTTACCGCCAGCTTGGTATGAAGGTGGTAATTCAGCCTATTTACTGGGTACGGATGACATTGGTCGAGATATTCTTTCTCGCATTATTTATGGTACGCGCATTTCTGTTTTTGCAGGTTTCATTATAGTCATTCTATCTTGTATTTTAGGAACGAGCCTTGGCTTGCTAGCCGGCTATTATGGCGGGGCATTAGATACATTAATTGTTCGTTTTATTGACATTATGTTGGCTATCCCAAACTTGCTTTTAACCATTGTGGTGGTATCAATCTTAGAGCCCTCTTTAACCAATGCGACGTTGGCGATTGCCGTGGTTTCGATTCCAAGTTATGTGCGTTTAACACGTGCAGCGGTATTAAATGAGAAAAACAGAGATTATGTCACCTCTTCGCGTGTAGCGGGAGCAAGCGTATTACGCTTAATGTTTATTGTGATTTTACCGAATTGCCTTGCACCGCTTATCGTGCAAATGACAATGGGGATTTCTAATGCAATTTTAGAATTAGCAACCTTAGGTTTCTTAGGTATTGGTGCAAAACCACCAACACCGGAATTGGGGACCATGTTATCTGAATCACGCAGCTTTATGCAGGCAGCAAACTGGTTGGTTACGATTCCAGGTTTAGTGATTTTATCGCTTGTTTTAGCATTTAACTTAATGGGCGACGGGTTGCGTGATGCGCTCGATCCAAAATTAAAACAATAG
- the dppD gene encoding dipeptide ABC transporter ATP-binding protein — translation MALLDVKELSVHFGDEKAPFKAVDRISYQVNQGEVLGIVGESGSGKSVSSLAVMGLIDFPGRVSAQGLAFEGKDLLSLPPKEKRELVGADIAMIFQDPMTSLNPAYTVGFQIMEAIKAHQGGSKKERRERTLELLRLVGIPDPESRIDVYPHQLSGGMSQRVMIAMAIACKPRLLIADEPTTALDVTIQAQIVDLLLELQQKECMSLILITHDLALVAEAAHRIIVMYAGQVVEEGRAEDIFREPKHPYTQALLRSLPEFAEGKSRLQSLPGVVPGKYDRPQGCLLNPRCPYATDLCRTVEPELRHVGNRQVKCHTPLNAQGEPSNV, via the coding sequence ATGGCATTATTAGATGTAAAAGAACTTTCTGTTCACTTTGGTGATGAAAAAGCACCTTTTAAAGCGGTGGATCGTATTAGCTACCAAGTTAATCAAGGCGAAGTATTAGGTATTGTCGGCGAGTCTGGCTCAGGGAAATCAGTAAGTTCCCTTGCGGTAATGGGCTTAATTGATTTTCCTGGTCGAGTTTCAGCGCAGGGCTTGGCATTTGAAGGAAAAGATCTTTTAAGCTTACCGCCAAAAGAAAAGCGGGAATTAGTTGGGGCCGATATTGCCATGATCTTCCAAGACCCAATGACAAGCTTAAATCCCGCTTATACGGTGGGTTTCCAAATTATGGAAGCCATCAAAGCGCATCAAGGCGGCAGTAAAAAAGAACGCCGTGAACGTACTTTAGAGCTATTACGTTTAGTCGGCATACCTGATCCTGAATCACGTATTGATGTCTATCCGCATCAGCTTTCTGGCGGGATGAGCCAACGCGTTATGATTGCTATGGCGATAGCTTGTAAACCGAGATTGCTGATTGCAGATGAACCAACCACTGCACTGGATGTAACCATTCAAGCACAAATTGTAGATTTGTTGCTTGAGTTACAGCAAAAAGAATGTATGTCGTTGATTCTGATTACGCACGATCTTGCGTTAGTCGCAGAGGCGGCGCATCGTATTATTGTGATGTATGCGGGACAAGTAGTAGAAGAAGGACGAGCAGAAGATATTTTCCGTGAACCAAAACATCCTTATACTCAAGCATTATTACGTTCTTTACCGGAGTTTGCAGAAGGTAAATCTCGGTTACAATCGTTGCCCGGTGTAGTGCCAGGTAAATACGATCGCCCACAAGGTTGCTTGTTAAATCCACGTTGTCCGTATGCGACCGATCTTTGTCGAACTGTTGAACCTGAATTACGTCACGTAGGAAATCGACAAGTTAAATGTCATACCCCATTAAATGCCCAAGGAGAACCAAGCAATGTCTAA